The Henckelia pumila isolate YLH828 chromosome 2, ASM3356847v2, whole genome shotgun sequence genome includes a window with the following:
- the LOC140878248 gene encoding uncharacterized protein, whose amino-acid sequence MGLKESEILACIVLYSQLFAHGELLLLPLLHLVLQLLFYREAEQHTRALKSQLRLIVWDEALMCRRYAIEAIDRTLKDLVGNKEPLSGKVVLLGGYFMQVLPVILRETIQETIDGSLIRSPLFTCMKVIILQENMRAKNDVFLCEFLLRVGAGEEPVDNKENIKIPSQMIISLFSGEAVHFLSFDEAIDDTHNYYPEEFLNGLTPNGLPPHQMILKKNCPIMLLINLDSSDGLCNGTRMVCRGFHNNVIHEEISVGQHAGKMVLIPRIPLSAAENEGYPFQFKRKHFPIRLCFAMTINKSQGQTIPVVGIYLPEPVFSHGQLYVAMPRGISMKNTRVLIKPDISNDGDYSRTKNVVYKKFLDIVLL is encoded by the exons ATGGGCCTGAAGGAATCGGAAATACTTGCTTGTATCGTGCTATACTCACAACTGTTCGCTCACGGGGAATTATTGCTATTGCCACTGCTACATCTGGTGTTGCAGCTTCTATTTTACCGGGAGGCAGAACAGCACACTCGCGCTTTAAAATCCCAATTGAG ACTTATTGTTTGGGACGAAGCTCTGATGTGCAGACGCTATGCAATTGAAGCTATTGATCGTACTTTGAAAGACCTTGTTGGTAATAAAGAACCGTTAAGTGGAAAAGTTGTGTTATTAGGTGGATATTTTATGCAAGTTCTTCCTGTTATTCTTAGAGAAACAATTCAAGAAACTATTGATGGGAGCCTTATTCGATCACCATTGTTTACATGTATGAAAGTTATCATTCTGCAGGAAAACATGCGTGCTAAAAATGATGTTTTTTTATGTGAATTCTTACTCAGAGTGGGTGCAGGGGAGGAGCCCGTGGATAACAAAGAAAATATCAAGATCCCATCACAAATG ATTATATCATTGTTTTCCGGAGAAGCCGTGCATTTTCTTAGCTTTGATGAAGCTATCGATGACACCCATAATTATTATCCAGAGGAGTTCTTGAATGGGCTAACACCTAATGGTTTGCCTCCTCACCAAATGatccttaaaaaaaattgtcctaTTATGTTGCTCATAAATTTAGATTCTTCTGATGGACTGTGCAATGGTACTAGGATGGTTTGTCGAGGATTTCACAATAATGTCATCCACGAGGAGATTTCAGTTGGACAACATGCTGGAAAAATGGTTTTGATACCTCGCATACCTCTCTCTGCAGCTGAAAATGAAGGGTACCCATTCCAATTCAAACGGAAGCATTTTCCGATTCGCTTGTGTTTTGCAATGACAATCAACAAATCTCAAGGTCAAACGATTCCAGTAGTTGGGATTTACTTGCCAGAGCCTGTTTTTTCACATGGCCAACTTTATGTTGCTATGCCCAGAGGAATCTCGATGAAGAATACTCGAGTGCTGATCAAACCAGATATTTCCAATGATGGTGATTACTCGCGAACGAAAAACGTTGTTTACAAAAAATTTCTTGATATTGTTCTACTCTAG
- the LOC140883579 gene encoding transcription factor bHLH30-like: MGFMPLFCIWWGTKKLDTPYNLKRYQIIKASLIWLNNNKNNSKFPTYISIKMQQQNTTTDAYNMTGGFVNGGASTLTFPEVSQILPWNHSFNPTHFSTRDCDPFLLPPTVPVPCYGGGFLNRRPSGLQFGYEEEPAVVLSDHHLRLICDPFGPRSDPFCLHAELQKLTAQEIMDAKALAASKAHSEAERRRRERINNHLAKLRSLLPSTTKTDKASLLAEVIQHLKDLRRQTSLISETNQVPTEINELTVDNSSDEEGKLLIKASICCEDRPDLLSDLIQTLKSLKLRTLKAEITTLGGRVKKVLFITEDDQESSDSSNDDDEHDHGEQQHQHYCIDSIQEALKAVMEKSNGDDSESGSVKRQRTNYQFS, encoded by the exons ATGGGATTTATGCCATTGTTTTGTATATGGTGGGGAACCAAAAAGCTAGATACACCATACAATTTAAAAAGATATCAGATAATTAAAGCTTCTTTAATTTGgctcaacaacaacaaaaacaacagcaaGTTCCCAACATATATCTCCATCAAG ATGCAGCAACAAAACACTACCACTGATGCATACAATATGACTGGAGGATTTGTGAATGGAGGGGCATCTACGCTTACTTTTCCTGAAGTATCACAAATCCTACCATGGAATCATTCTTTCAACCCGACCCACTTTTCGACCCGTGACTGCGACCCGTTCCTACTCCCTCCGACAGTACCAGTACCATGCTATGGAGGTGGTTTCTTGAATAGGAGGCCTTCTGGCTTACAATTTGGATACGAGGAGGAGCCTGCAGTAGTACTTTCGGACCACCACTTGAGGCTCATTTGTGACCCTTTTGGCCCGAGATCCGACCCGTTTTGCCTCCACGCGGAGCTCCAGAAACTCACAGCTCAAGAAATCATGGATGCCAAGGCTCTTGCAGCTTCCAAGGCACACAGTGAAGCTGAGCGGAGACGCAGAGAAAGAATCAACAATCATCTTGCCAAGCTTAGAAGTTTACTCCCAAGTACAACTAAA ACAGATAAAGCTTCATTGCTAGCAGAAGTAATCCAACATTTGAAGGACCTACGACGCCAAACATCTCTAATATCAGAAACAAATCAAGTCCCGACGGAGATAAACGAATTAACAGTGGATAATTCATCAGACGAAGAAGGTAAACTCTTGATCAAAGCTTCGATCTGTTGCGAAGACAGGCCAGATCTCTTATCAGACCTAATCCAAACCCTCAAGTCTCTCAAGTTAAGGACACTGAAAGCCGAAATTACGACGCTCGGGGGACGAGTAAAGAAAGTACTTTTCATCACTGAGGATGATCAAGAATCATCGGATAGTagtaatgatgatgatgaacatGATCATGGGGAGCAGCAACACCAGCATTACTGTATAGATTCTATACAAGAAGCTCTAAAAGCAGTGATGGAGAAGTCTAATGGAGATGATTCTGAGTCGGGAAGCGTTAAGAGGCAAAGAACAAACTATCAATTTTCTTGA